In Mucilaginibacter sp. KACC 22063, the genomic stretch CATCCACCCGGCAATACCGTTGCTTAAAATTTCGGATAAATGAACACCCATACTTGCCGATGCCGGGGATATGCCCATAGATAACGAGAACGCAGTTGATGTTACCCCGTACGACATACCAATAGCACCATCAATCATGGCGAAGACAAAGCCTGCTGCCAGGAAATAATAGAATAAAGGGTTAATATCCTGTACGTAGCTTTTAAAGTTGGGGTCTTTAAACCAAAGCGCCGTAACCACTATGCCGATGGATAAAATAATAGTGCCCCAGATCAGCCAGCGAAAAAGATTTTTAAACTCAGATTTCGGCTTAACCAATACAGAAGTCACTTCATTTAGCTTTTTTACTTTGAAAGCGAAGTCACCTTTAAGCGTATCACGCAGCGCGTTTAATTGCTGAAGTGTATCATCTATCTCAGGTGGTAAGCCATCGTTCAAAACTTCTTTAAGACGTTTGGCGACGGTAGGCGACTTGCCATTGGTTGATATGGCGATTTTAAGATCGCCCTTTTGCACGATCGAGCTTAAATAAAAATCGCACAGTGCGGGTTTGTCTGCCACATTAATCAGCAGTTTTCTTTCATGTGCAGCCTGGCGGATGTATTCATTTAAAATGCTGTCATTAGTAGCAGCAATTACCAGGTCGGCATTGTCAAGGTCATCTTCTGAAAAGGATTTTTGTAGAATATTGATCTGCGGAAATTGATTTGCAAGCGTTTGAACCTCGGGTAAAACAGACAGGGCAATAACAGTTACTCTTGCATCGGGGCTGTTGTTTAACAGGGCGGTCAGTTTTTCAAAACCAACAGGGCCTGCACCAACTACAACCGTATGCAAGTTATTGAGCTTTAAAAACACCGGGAACAACTGGTTGCCGCCGGTTTTTTCTTCGCTTGCTGTTTGTTGCGCTATGTTATTCCGAGGCAATGATGTCATAAAATTCCCTGATCGGTTGAAACTTAGGATGCAGTGATACCACATCGCCCAGTACTATAAGCGCCGGTGCTTTGATCTTCATTTCTTCAACTACTTCTACAATGGTATCTACAACACCAATCGCCACCTTTTCTTCGGCGGTTGAGCCGCTTTGTATCACAGCTACAGGTAGCTTTCCTTTACCTTCTTTTTTGTATATGTTAGTAATTTCCTTTAGCTTATTTAAGCCCATCAATACCACAACAGTAGCTTTGGTGCGTGCTGCTTCGTATAAGTCATTTGAAACAGTGCCGCTGGCAGTTGTGCCTGTTACCACCCAAAAGCTTTCGCTTAAACCTCGGTGGGTAACTGGTATTTGCTGTAATCCGGGTACACTGATTGAACTTGATATACCGGGTATCACCTGCGCAGGGATGCTGTAAGAAGCCGCATGGTCAAGTTCTTCATAACCACGCCCAAATACAAACGGGTCACCGCCTTTTAAGCGTACCACATGGCCATAATTAAGGGCATAGTCAATCATTAGTTTATTAACTGCCTCCTGCGAGTAGGAGTGATCGCCAGAGCGTTTACCCACATAAACTTTTTGTGCATGGGCAGGAGCAAAGTCTAATAGTTCTTCATTTACTAAAGCATCATATAATACAACATCGGCAGTTTGCAGTGCCTTTATCCCTTTAACAGTGATCAGTTCTGCATCGCCGGGGCCTGCGCCTACAAGCGTTATCCGCGGTTCTTTGATGTTATGCTTGGTTTTAACCTCTATCATGATTATACTAATGCCTCTCTTTTTGATTTTATTGTTTCCAGAAATGCAGTTGCCTCTGACAGGTATTTTGCTGCAAATTGTTGAGATGGTTCGTTCTGATTGATTTGCAGTACAAGATCATTGAACGAGGAGTTTAACACGACGTCGCCTGTGTCTACATAGTTAGTGTCAAACTCTTTTATGATGCCTGTTTGCGTGCTGCTGTTAACGTTTTTTTGTAACAGCAATGCCTTGGCGCCGCTTATCATAGCTGCATAAGCATGATAAATACTATCGGCCCAGGCACCCGCGTTATATGATTCATTAGCCCAGCCCAGTTTTTCATCAGCTTCAAAAATGAGTGTCGCTACCAAATCAATCATAACACCGGCACATTCACCCACGCCGATTGCGGTAGCAAACGTTTCTTCGTGCCCCCAGTCTACAAACTCATCATCGGTCAGTGTGGTCAGGTCAGCAAGCGGCTTAAGTAACTGGTAAAAATAATCCTTGCCTAAACGGTCATAATAACCGTGGAAGGTCTCATCTTTTATTGAGTTTGCTTTAAAGTCGTCCAAAACAGCACGCAGCACATGGGTGGCGCGTTTGGCTGGTACCTTGACTACCTTATCGGCCGCACGGCCAATGCCGTTACCAACTGTGCCACCACCTAACAATACCTGCACCGATGGCAGTACCCGTTTATCTGCTTTAAGCGAACTGCCATGAAAGCCGATATGCGCCAGCCCATGCTGCCCGCACGAATTCATGCAGCCACTGATCTTGATTTTGATTTCGCGGTTATAGATCAGTTCCTCATATTCTTTATAGATGACATCTTCCAGCACTTTTGATAAGGTCATGCTATTGGAAATGCCCAGGTTGCAGGTGTCGGTACCGGGACAGGTAGTCACATCGGCGACGCTATCAAAACCGGGCGCAGCCAGGTCAATTTTTTCTAATTCGGTATATAATGATGGTAAAGCTTCCTTGCGGGCGAATTTTAACAGCAATCCTTGATTTTGCGTAACCCTGATCTCGTCGGCCACATAAGGACTTATTGCCGCTACCAGTTTGCGGGCGGTGTCTGAATGAATATCGCCAACAGGTACTTTTACATACACCCCATAAAAACCTTGCTGCTTTTGTTCAAACACATTTGTTGCCAGCCACTGTTCGTAACGCAATGGGTTGGCTAATTGCTCGACGCTAAGCAGGTTTTCTGCGAGTGAAGGGATAGCCAGCTGAGGCACAGCATCGCGGTCAACCTTAAGTGATTTAACCTTGTTGGCTGTTTTTTCAATAGCTGCCAGGCGTAATAATTCATCAAGCCCGATTTTTTGCACCAGGAACTTCATACGGGCCTTATTGCGGTTGTTGCGCTCGCCATGGCGGTCAAACACACGGATAATGGCCTCTATATAAGGGATCAGTTCATCTTCGGGTAAAAACTCTTCAACAATGTGCGCCAGAGCAGGCTGCGCACCAAGGCCGCCGCCAAGCATTACCTTAAAGCCACGCTGGTTGTCGTCTTTAAGTTTGGGAATAAATCCCAGATCATGAATATAACTGAAGGCTGTATCTGTATCGCTGGATGAAAAAGAGATCTTGAATTTACGCCCCATCTCCTGACATATCGGGTTGCGCAAAAAGTATTCGAATGTGGCCTGTGCGTAAGGCGATACATCAAATGGTTCCAGCGGATCGATACCAGCGGTAGGGGATGAGGTTACATTTCTGACAGTATTGCCGCAGGCTTCGCGAAGGGTAATATCGTCCTGTTCCAGTTCTGCCCATAATTGCGGCGTACGGTCAAGGCTTACATAATGTACCTGTATATCTTGACGGGTAGTTAAATGCAGGTTACTGCTGGCATATTCGTCAGAGATATCAGCAATGCGCAACAGTTGTTTAAAAGTTACTTTGCCAAATGGCAATTTGATACGTACCATTTGTACACCGGGCTGGCGCTGGCCATAAACACCGCGTGCCAGCCTTAGGCTGCGGAATTTCTCATCATGTATCTTGCCTTCCCTGAAAGCGCGGATCTTGCGCTCAAGGTCAAGTATGTCTTTTTCTACTACCGGGTTTTCAAGTTCTGTTCTAAAGCTTTGCATGTTGCTTTTTATAAAAAAGCCCCTTCGGTATTTAACTGAAGGGGCGATTCAATATCTTGTTATCGTATACATCCAAGTATTATCGCCCTTTAAAACAGCAACACACTTTATTTCTAATATCTGTATACGTCGTTATCATTGTTAAACACCCAAATATATATATAGTATAGAGAAATAGTAGTAATTATTTGAAAATTTATTGTTCCGGTTTCAAAAGGTAAGAGAAATCAGATAATGGACGAAAGGTCTTTCTCGCGAGAAATAACGTCGGCAATGCTGGTTTCTGAAAGAATTTTCAGTGTTGCATCGCGCACCTGTATAAATACATCTCTTATACCACAGGTGGTTTCCTGGTGGCATTCGTCGCATTTATGATAGAAATTTAAGCTTGCACAGGGTACCATGGCAACAGGACCATCGGTAATGCGAAGGATATTAACCAGATAAATGTCTTTAGGGTCTTTGTTAAGGCTATAGCCGCCGCCAGCACCTTTCTTACTGTACAGAAAGCCAGAGTTGCGCAGCTCTAATAATATTTGTTCAAGGAATTTTTTAGGTATACGTTCCAACTCCGCGATCCTTGAAATTTGCATCGGCGGTTGATCCATATGTTTACCTAATATGACCAGCGCCTTTATAGCGTATTTGGTTTTTTTAGACAGCATCCGTTAAATTACTAAAGCAAATATATGTAAAAGAAAGAAAGTCTATATAGTACATAGTTCATTTAGTTTAATAGCAGAAAATAAATTAGCTAATGTTTAAAACTTGGTACAAATACATCGCTAATTTTTTTAAAATTTGCGACTCAGTAAAAACAACTCATGTATCGTCATATTCAGGATTTCTTAAACGATTGGAAAACGCAGGAGAGCAATACCGTAAAGATTTTTTCTTCGATTACAGAAGAGACCAAATCGCAAAAGATCAATGAAAATGTACGCAGCTTAGAAAGGCTTGCATGGCACATTATCCATACCATTACAGAAATGGGCGCACAGGCAGGTTTGTTTGAAAGCGATTTGTTGGCAGATTATGCTGTACCATCTACATTTTCCGAAATCATCACGGTATACCAGCAATACAATGCGTTACTTGGCCAGGCAGTACGCAGCAAATGGACCGACAGTTCACTTGAAGATGTAATACCTATGTATGGCCAGCAATGGAAAAAAGGAGAATTACTATCTGTATTTGTTGGACATGAAACTCATCACCGTAGCCAGATGACCGTGATTATGCGTGTGCTTGGTCTACCTGTTCCTGGCTTGTTCGGTCCATCTAAAGAAGAGTGGGCACTTATGGGGCTGCCAGCCATGGAATAGAAAGCATGCTGTCATTTCGATGAGCATAGCTAAGAGAAATCTTATGTAGTATTAAGATCTCTCACATGCTGTTCGAGATGACAATTTCTATGTTTTACAACAATAAAACATCTATACGGTGTGCATGTACCATTTGCAATGGTTCTGACCATGCAAATACTGTAAAGTTACCGTCTTGTGAGGCTACTAAAGCCAACGTATCATGCTGATCATGCACAAATTGTGCGGCAGCTAAGTGCCGAGTACCGCCATTGCGTGCCGGATGTGTTTTACAGGGTTTAGAACCAACAACGGGCTCTGTTACAATCAAATGGTCAACAGGGCCGCTTATTGCCGAACGGGCAACCTTTACACCAAAAGCAAGCAACTCATTTTCGCGGGTAATAACGGTAGCGCCGTCAACAGCGGTAAACCCGCCGATAATATCTATTGCCTGCAAAAGCTGATCCTGCCATTCAAGTGTTTTCCGATCTTCTATATCCTGTTTCATCAGGCTATCGATCACTTTGTATGGCGGCTCAACAGGATAGTTAACCGGCTGCACAATAGATTCTTGCCATTTATTGCTATTTGGCGGAACAATAAGTACCAGCCCGCCGCGCTGATGCCTGCGCATAGCAGCAGCAAGCTCAACCAGTACATTTACGGTATTTGACAGATATGACATTTGAGGCATATCCATCAATGAATTGACCAGGGCAGGGCAATCTACAAGATTAGCGTTGGTTTCATCAACCAGCTTGATCTGGTCGCCTTTTAATATGGCAACGTTTACATACTTGCCAAAACCATCTACGCGGCTATGTTTAATTACAAGTAAACCGGGTTCAATTACTTCAAGCACAAAGCAAATGCCGGGTACATAATGGGTGGTGCCCCAAATATAAAGATCTGTACCTTCAAGCCATACACCCAGGTGTATGCCCGGTGTTTCAACAGCGGGCGATAGCTTTTTAAGATTATGCGGTGTAAGCCTTATTTTATTGCCAAACTTTAGCGGCTGCTTAACCTGATGCGGCGGCAGAAGCGCTATAGAAATTTTAGGCTCATGTCCTTCTTCGCGGCGAAGGCTGGCCCAAAACGCCACATCAATAACAGCTTCAATAATTTCTGCTACAGGTTGCAAAGCCAGGTTGGTTGATCCTGTCTCCCTTGCAAGGGCAAGGTGTTTTGCAAAGTGTGCTTCAATATCAGGTGCTACCATACGGGCAGCCAAATACGTAGGTTCTGATAGCATTAGAATAAGGTACTTACCGCAAAACTATAAGTAATATGCGTTTGCGTGCGCTGTTTAAAGTTACAAAGTAATTTTTGACTTTAGCAGTACATTAAGCACGACTTTGTGGCTTTGCATCTGGTGGGGTAGAAGTGATCTCGCCATCCTCATTTACATAAGCTAGCATGTTGTCAAGATCACCGCCTGTTGAGTTTTCCTGTCTTTGCTTTTTGCGAAATTCTTTATCTTCCTTTTTCTTCTGTTTGTTTTTCTCCCGCTGCTTTTTCATAAAGGTTGCCTGTGATTTCGCCATGTTTTTCTAAATTTTAAAAGTGTAATAAAATAAAAAGCACCTGCCTTATACAAGGCAGGTGCTTTAGACAAATCTATAATAGATTAAGCCAGTTTTACATTTACTGCATTAAGGCCTTTTTTGCCATCTTGTACGTCAAAAGTTACTGAATCGTTTTCACGAATGTTTTCTTTTAAACCAGATACGTGGACGAAAATTTCTTGTCCATCGTCGCTTTTAATAAAACCAAAACCTTTGGTCTCATTAAAAAACTTTACTGTTCCTGTATTCATTTAATATTGTATTGAGATACAAATATAGTTATAATATTCGAATATACCTCTATTTCAAAAATATTAAGGCTCAGTGGCAAGATCGAAATAGCTGATCTACAGATTATTTATCAGAATTTAGTTATTTAATAGGCCTCAGAATACGGTTCCAGCGTATTTTGTCAAAAAATGTCCCCGTACTGTCAATACTCATCCAGGTAATTATGGCCTTACCAACAATATGGTCTTCCGGAACAAATCCCCAAAATCTTGAGTCTTCAGAATTGTGGCGGTTGTCGCCCATCATCCAGTAATAGTTT encodes the following:
- a CDS encoding TSUP family transporter; protein product: MTSLPRNNIAQQTASEEKTGGNQLFPVFLKLNNLHTVVVGAGPVGFEKLTALLNNSPDARVTVIALSVLPEVQTLANQFPQINILQKSFSEDDLDNADLVIAATNDSILNEYIRQAAHERKLLINVADKPALCDFYLSSIVQKGDLKIAISTNGKSPTVAKRLKEVLNDGLPPEIDDTLQQLNALRDTLKGDFAFKVKKLNEVTSVLVKPKSEFKNLFRWLIWGTIILSIGIVVTALWFKDPNFKSYVQDINPLFYYFLAAGFVFAMIDGAIGMSYGVTSTAFSLSMGISPASASMGVHLSEILSNGIAGWMHYRMGNINWKLFKLLLIPGAIGAVTGAYLLSSLEHYSMYTKPFVSLYTLILGIVILSKSINLKRKRNSAKIKRIGLLGLGGGFIDAVGGGGWGSIVLSTLIAGGRNPRFSLGTVKLSRFFIALMSSLTFITMLNGAKWSAVLGLIVGSALASPIAARISNKISAKAIMMSVSIIVILISIRSIINFVIKL
- the cobA gene encoding uroporphyrinogen-III C-methyltransferase gives rise to the protein MIEVKTKHNIKEPRITLVGAGPGDAELITVKGIKALQTADVVLYDALVNEELLDFAPAHAQKVYVGKRSGDHSYSQEAVNKLMIDYALNYGHVVRLKGGDPFVFGRGYEELDHAASYSIPAQVIPGISSSISVPGLQQIPVTHRGLSESFWVVTGTTASGTVSNDLYEAARTKATVVVLMGLNKLKEITNIYKKEGKGKLPVAVIQSGSTAEEKVAIGVVDTIVEVVEEMKIKAPALIVLGDVVSLHPKFQPIREFYDIIASE
- a CDS encoding HEPN domain-containing protein, producing MQSFRTELENPVVEKDILDLERKIRAFREGKIHDEKFRSLRLARGVYGQRQPGVQMVRIKLPFGKVTFKQLLRIADISDEYASSNLHLTTRQDIQVHYVSLDRTPQLWAELEQDDITLREACGNTVRNVTSSPTAGIDPLEPFDVSPYAQATFEYFLRNPICQEMGRKFKISFSSSDTDTAFSYIHDLGFIPKLKDDNQRGFKVMLGGGLGAQPALAHIVEEFLPEDELIPYIEAIIRVFDRHGERNNRNKARMKFLVQKIGLDELLRLAAIEKTANKVKSLKVDRDAVPQLAIPSLAENLLSVEQLANPLRYEQWLATNVFEQKQQGFYGVYVKVPVGDIHSDTARKLVAAISPYVADEIRVTQNQGLLLKFARKEALPSLYTELEKIDLAAPGFDSVADVTTCPGTDTCNLGISNSMTLSKVLEDVIYKEYEELIYNREIKIKISGCMNSCGQHGLAHIGFHGSSLKADKRVLPSVQVLLGGGTVGNGIGRAADKVVKVPAKRATHVLRAVLDDFKANSIKDETFHGYYDRLGKDYFYQLLKPLADLTTLTDDEFVDWGHEETFATAIGVGECAGVMIDLVATLIFEADEKLGWANESYNAGAWADSIYHAYAAMISGAKALLLQKNVNSSTQTGIIKEFDTNYVDTGDVVLNSSFNDLVLQINQNEPSQQFAAKYLSEATAFLETIKSKREALV
- a CDS encoding RrF2 family transcriptional regulator → MLSKKTKYAIKALVILGKHMDQPPMQISRIAELERIPKKFLEQILLELRNSGFLYSKKGAGGGYSLNKDPKDIYLVNILRITDGPVAMVPCASLNFYHKCDECHQETTCGIRDVFIQVRDATLKILSETSIADVISREKDLSSII
- a CDS encoding DinB family protein, translated to MYRHIQDFLNDWKTQESNTVKIFSSITEETKSQKINENVRSLERLAWHIIHTITEMGAQAGLFESDLLADYAVPSTFSEIITVYQQYNALLGQAVRSKWTDSSLEDVIPMYGQQWKKGELLSVFVGHETHHRSQMTVIMRVLGLPVPGLFGPSKEEWALMGLPAME
- a CDS encoding putative sensor domain DACNV-containing protein translates to MLSEPTYLAARMVAPDIEAHFAKHLALARETGSTNLALQPVAEIIEAVIDVAFWASLRREEGHEPKISIALLPPHQVKQPLKFGNKIRLTPHNLKKLSPAVETPGIHLGVWLEGTDLYIWGTTHYVPGICFVLEVIEPGLLVIKHSRVDGFGKYVNVAILKGDQIKLVDETNANLVDCPALVNSLMDMPQMSYLSNTVNVLVELAAAMRRHQRGGLVLIVPPNSNKWQESIVQPVNYPVEPPYKVIDSLMKQDIEDRKTLEWQDQLLQAIDIIGGFTAVDGATVITRENELLAFGVKVARSAISGPVDHLIVTEPVVGSKPCKTHPARNGGTRHLAAAQFVHDQHDTLALVASQDGNFTVFAWSEPLQMVHAHRIDVLLL
- a CDS encoding cold-shock protein; its protein translation is MNTGTVKFFNETKGFGFIKSDDGQEIFVHVSGLKENIRENDSVTFDVQDGKKGLNAVNVKLA